The sequence TTGCCGGCCGTGGTGCCGTACACGCCGCAGACCTGGGGCTGGGTTGTGCTGGGCGCGCTGCTGCTGTGCGGCGTGTTCGCGCTTGCCCGCGCCTGGCTGCGGCGCTACCGCACCCGCGCCTACCGGCGCGCGGCACTGGCCGAACTCGATGCCATCGAGGCGCAGGAGGGCGGCGTGGCGCAGCGCATGGAAGCCGCCTTCGCCCTGCTCAAGCGGGTGGCGCTGGCGGCGCGCCCGCGCGAGCAGGTGGCGGCCCTCGGCGGACGCGACTGGCTCGCCTATCTCGCGGGCGAGGACCGGCGCTCCGGCTTTTCCGAATCGCAGGCAGAGACGCTGCAGCGGCTCCTGTACGCCGACGCGCGACTCTCGGACTCGCGGGCCGAGCCCGCACAGTGGCTGCCGCGCATCCGCCACTGGATCCGCCACCACGCGCAGCCGCCATATTCCGTTAGTGGAACTAGTCTTCAGCATCCCTCCACCGATCGCATGCAGGGAGAACGATCATGAGCAGAAAACGGAATCCGGGGCCGCCAAACACCGTAGCGACACTGCCTTTGGCCGCGGCGAGCCAGCCCGCGAGCCCTCCGTGGAGGGCGCTGGGGCTTGCCGTGCTGGTGGGCGTGGTCGCCGTTGTCGGCGGCTTCGGCGCCCAGCGCTATTTCGCCCACGCCCAACGCGCGGCGAGCAAGGTGGTGATCGGGGATGGCATCAACGGTCCGCGCAGCATGGCCTGGATTCCGGGCGGCGAATTCCTGATGGGCAGCGATAGCAAAATGGCGCAGCCCAACGAGAAGCCTGCGCACAAGGTCAAGGTGCACGCCTTCTGGATGGACGCCCACCACGTCACCAACGCCGAGTTCCGCCGGTTCGTACAGGCCACGGGCTACCTCACCACCGCCGAACGCAAGCCGGACTGGGACACGATGCGGGTGCAGCTCCCGCCCGGTACGCCCAAGCCCGATGACGCCTTGCTCGTCCCGGGGGCACTGGTCTTCGTGGGGACCGAGAAGACGGTTTCCTACGACGACTACACCCGCTGGTGGCGCTGGTCCCCCGGCGCGAGCTGGAAGCATCCGCAAGGTCCGGACAGCAGCATCGAGGGCAAGGACGATCACCCGGTGGTGCAGGTGTCCTACGAGGATGCCGTCGCCTACGCCAAGTGGATCGGCAAGCGCCTGCCGACCGAGGCCGAATGGGAGTTCGCCGCCCGCGGTGGCCTGGAGCAGGCGACCTACGCCTGGGGCGAGGAATTCGCCCCTGAAGGCAAGCAGATGGCCAACGTCTGGCAGGGGCAGCAGAACCGCCGCTTCCCGGTGGTGAGCGCGAAGGCGGGCGGCGCGGCTGGCACCATGCCGGTGGGCACCTTTCCGCCCAACGGCTACGGCCTGGTCGACATGACCGGCAACGCCTGGCAGTGGGTGGCCGACTGGTATCGCGCCGACCAGTTCCAGCGCGTGGCGGCCAGCGGCCGGGAGCTGGACGACCCGAACGGGCCGGTCGACAGCTACGACACTTCCGAGCCGGGTGTGCCGATCGATGCGCCCAAGCGCGTCACGCGCGGTGGCTCCTTCCTGTGCAACGAGGACTTCTGCCTGAGCTACCGGCCCAGCGCGCGCCGGGGCACCGACCCCTACACCAGCATGTCGCACATCGGCTTCCGGCTGGTGATGGATGAAGACCAGTGGCGCAGCCACACGCGCGTGGTGGCGATGCGCTGAGAGTCAGGGACACGCGGCGCAGGATCGAACGGTAATCGCCGATGCTCGTCTTCCATTCGCACTGGGCGCTCCTGCTGCTGCCGCTGCCGCTGCTCGTGTGGCTGGTGCTGCCGCCTTTCCGCGAGGTGACCAAGGCGATACGAGTGCCGTTCTTCGAGGAGACGGCCGAGGTGACCGGCATCAAGCCGATGCCGGGCGCCGTGGTGCGCAAGCCCAACTGGGTCCAGCGCCTGATGACGCCGCTCTGCTGGCTGCTGCTCGTAGCCGCGATGGCCCGCCCGCAATGGATAGAGCCGCCGGTGGAGAAGATCGAGGCAGCGCGCGACCTGATGCTGGCGATCGACCTGTCGCAGTCGATGGAGGCGCGTGACTTCACCAATGCCAAGGGCGCGCGCGTCGATCGACTCACCGCGGTGAAGGAGGTGGTCAGCGAGTTCATCGCGCGGCGCAAGACCGATCGCATCGGCCTCATCGTCTTCGGCGAATCCGCCTTCCCACAGGCGCCACCGACGCTGGACCACGAAAGCCTGCAACTGCTGCTCGACGAGGTGCGCATCGGTATGGCCGGTCCGCGTACCGCGATCGGTGACGCGATCGGCCTCGCGATCAAGATGACCGAGACTTCCAAGGCGCCGGAGAAAGTCCTGGTCCTGCTGACGGATGGCAACGACACCGCGAGTCGCCTGCCGCCGGCCCAGGCTGCGGATATCGCGCGTGAGCACCACCTGCTGATCCACACCATCGGCATCGGCAATCCGGCCGCGACGGGCGAAGACAAGGTCGACCTCGTCGCCCTGCAGGATCTCGCCACCCGTACGGGGGGGCGTTTTTTTCGCGGGGAGAATCGTGCGGGCCTGGAACAGATCTACGCCACCATCGACCAGCTGACGCCCGACAAGGCCAAGCGGCTGCGCTATTCGCCGCATATCGAACTCTTCTGGGTGCCGCTGGGCGCGGCGGCCTTGCTCTTTCTCGCCTATCACCTCGTGGCGGTGGTGATCGTCTATCTGCGCCGGCTGTTCCGCCTGCGCGCGAGTGCGGCGGCATGATGGAAGCCCTGGCGCCTTTCCCGCTTTCTTTCCATTTCCTTCGACCACTCTGGTTGCTCTTGGTGGCCGGCGCGCTGGTCCTGCTGCTCCTCTGGCGGCTGAACTCCGATCCGCGCGCGCAATGGCGGCGCTTCATCGCGCCGCATCTGCTCGACGCCCTGATCATCGGCGAGAAGCGCCGCTTCCGTGTGCGGCCTATCCATGCGATCGGCGTGCTGCTCATCGTCGGCGGCATCGCCGCAGCCGGACCCACCTGGGAAGAGGAACCCCCGCCGTTTTCGCAGGACAAGGCGCCGCTGATCGTGGCGATCGACCTGTCGCGTTCCATGGATGCGAGCGACATTTCGCCCACCCGGCTGGAGCGGGTGAAGCAGAAGGTCCATGACCTGATGGCCGAGCGCAAAGGCTCGCGCACCGGCCTGGTGGTCTATGCCGGTACCGCGCACCTCGTATTGCCGCCGGCCGAGGATCCGGCCCTGATGGACATCTTCCTCGAAGCGCTGTCGACCGGGCTGATGCCACGTGACGGCCGGAATGTCACCGCAGCGCTTGCGCAAGCCGACCGTTTGCTTGCCAAGGAATCCGCGGCGGGGACGGTCGTGTTCTTCACCGATGGCTTCGACGCCGCCCAGGAGGCGGACTTCGCCCGCGCGGTGGCGGCCAGGCCGGACCGGCAGGTGATGCTGGTGAGCGTCGGGACGAAGGAGGGCGGTCCGGTGCTGGCGGCCAACGGTCGCCCGGCGCTGGACAAGGCCGGGCGGCCGATCATCGGCAGCTTCGACGCGGCCGCACTGGAGCATGCGGCCAATGCGGCTGATGTGTTGATCGCCAGCAGCACCCTGGACGACGAAGACATCCGCTGGGTCCAGCGCCGGGCACAGAAGCACCTGCAGGCGGTCGAGGCGGAGAAGGCACAGTTGCGCTGGAAGGAGCCGGGCTACTGGCTGTGCTTCCCGATCGCTCTGATCGCCGCACTGAGTTTTCGCCGCGGCTGGGTACTGCGCTGGCTGCCGGTGCTGCTGCTGGCCTGCATGGCGGGCATGCCGAAGCCGGCACAGGCGGCCGGCTTCAACTGGCTGGATGCCTTCCTCACGCCTGACCAGCAGGGCCGCATGCACTTCGAGCGCGGTGAGTTCGCCGAGGCCGCAAGCCATTTCGAGGATGCGCAATGGAAGGCCTGGGCCTACTACCGTGCCCGCAACTACGGCCAGGCGCTGACGCTTTTCGCACGCCAGGACAGCCCCGAATCCTTCCTCATGATGGGCAACTGCTACGCGCAGCTTGGCGAGTACGCACAGGCCGTGAGCGCCTACGACAATGCCTTGCGCGGGCGGCCGACCTACGTGCAGGCGAAACACAACCGCGAGCTCGTGGCCGCCCTGATCCCGAAGGCGAAGCCGCCGGAGGAGCAGGGCGAGGAGGGGCCGAACCTCAAGCCGGACGAGGTGAAGTTCGACAACAAGACCGGCGGTGGCAAGCTCGTCCAGGTCAAGGGCAAGAAGCTCTCCGCCGAGGTGTGGATGCGCAATCTGCAGACGACGCCGGCCGAGTTCCTGCGGCAGAAGTTCGCGATCCAGGCGCAGGAGGGCAACGGCGCCGCCAAGACCAAGGCCAAGGCCGCGCAGGGCGGGGCGCAACCATGAGCCGCTGGCTGGCCCAGCGGTTGGCCCAGCGGTCGGCCCAATGCTTGGCCCATTGGGCGCTCCTCTTGTGCCTGACGCTGCATGGCGTTGTCGGCATCGCGCAGGATGCGCCGCCCAAGGTCATGCTGCGGGCCACCCTGCAAGGCAAGCAGCCCGTGGTGCCCGGCCAGCAGGTAAAGCTGCAGATCGAAGCGCTGACCACGACCTGGTTCCTGCACGCGCCCGAGTTCCCGACGCTCGACATCCCCGGCGCGACGGCAGCGCTCGATGACGGTGGCACGAGCAACCTCAACGCCGAGATCGGCGGGGTGAAATGGTTCGGCGTGAGCCGCAGCTACCTGATCACGCCGAACGAAGGCGGCGATCTCAAGATCCCCCCGATCGAGGTCACGCTCTATCCCGGCCAGGCGAAGGGGGCGATGAAGGCGCGCACTGCGCCGATGGTGCTCAAGGTCAAGGAGGTCGCACGTCCCGCGGGGGCGGAGAACGCCCTGGCGAGCACGCGCCTGAGTATCAGCCAGACGCTCTCGCCCGCGGCGACCGTGCTCAAGGTGAGAGACTCGGTCACGCGCACAGTGACCATCGACGCCGCTGGCGTACATGCGATGTACCTGCCGCCGACCGAGTTCAAGCCGCAGGACGGCCTCGCCGTCTACCCGAAGTCGCCGCGTACCCAGGAGCACGACGACCAGAAGGCGGGATTTCTCGGCAGCACACGGGTGGATGCGGCCACCTACGTGATGCGCAAGGCCGGTGAATTCACCTTGCCCGAGGTGAGCGTGAGCTGGTGGGACATCAAGGCCGGGACGATGCGGACCAGTAGCGTCCCTGCCGTGCACCTGCAGGTGGCGGCCTCGGCGGCGGGCGAAGTGCCCTTCGCGATTCCGGTTGAGAACAAACTGCAGCAGGTACGTCGCAAATCCAGCCTGCCTGCGATTGCGCACACCGCGCTGCTCGTGCTCGCGGGCCTCGTGCTTGCCTGGGTCGCTGTGGCGCTGGCACTGCGGTTCGGACGAGTGATCGGACGCCGGTGGCGTGCGGCGCGGGCCCGCCACGAGGCTTCGGAAGCCGCCGCCTTCGCCCGCTTCTCCCGCGCTGCACGCCAGGGCAACCCCGCGGCGGCCTATGCCGCGCTCCTGCGCTGGGTCACCCGCCTGCGATCGGAGACCGGCGTGGCGGACGTACGCGCGCTCTGCGTCCGGGATCCAGCCGGCGAGGCCTTGCCCCAGCTCGAAGCCCTGGAGGCTTTCCTCTTCGCAGACAGCAAAGTGGGGCCGAGACTGGCGCCGCTTTGCCGGGCCCTCGGGCGCGCGCGCGAACGCGATCTGCATGCGCAGCGGGCTTCGCGCGCGGCGTTGTTGCCACCCCTCAATCCCGTCTAGGCCACAGGCGTCGCCGCCCACTTTTGCACCTTAGGGCAAGCTGCTTTGCACCTTCGTACGATGCGCGCCAGCTTCTTCGTCGGCACGATCCCGGGAAATGCTCGACGGGCGCTGCACGCAGTTGCGCACGACGCCCATCAACGGGGGAGCCGCACCGATGTTTCAGCAGGAGCGCGTACGCCCGCTTTCGCTTCACCCGCCTGGACCAAACCATTCTTCTCCGAGTCGCCGCGAAGTGGGGTCCTGGCCGCCGGCACATCGACGGATCCGGACTGTTGCTGAAACTCTCGGGGGTGTCGCAAGCACGACCGTTCCGGCGACGGGCATGTCGAACACATCGGTGACGATGCCAGGGAGCGCGCAGGGCGAGGCGACCGAGTGGGCCGGCGGCGGCCTGGGTGCGACGCGGGAAGGCGCGCGCCCGGCGAACGCGGTACGGCGGGTGCGGAACATGCCCGCACCGCAGGTGAATACAACAATCCGGGCATCGGCCACCTGGATGCCGAACGTGACCCGCACGGATTCGGTCAGAATCAGGCGGGCAGCCTGCGCGACATGTCGCACGGGCTCGATCGCGGCTTTGGCGGTGGCGGTCGGCTGCGTGGCGGCGGCTTTCACGGATTCTGTCGCCAGGGAGCCGGCGGGCCCTCAGGAGGGCGCCGGGCTTTCAACCATCGGGGCGTCAGGACGTCCCGGATACAAACAGGAGTGAGCAGATGAAACGCGAATGGATTCTTGCAGCGGGCCTGGCCATGATGGTTCCGAGCTTCGCCCATGCGGAAGATGGAGCCGTCGTGGCTGCCGAGAAGGGTCACGGCACCCGCGCCGCTGCAGCTGCGGTGAAGGTGTCTGCCGAGGTCACGGCGATCGATGCGGCGACGCGCACCGTCACGCTCAAGGGACCCAAGGGCAACGTCTTCGACGTCGTCGCCGACGAGAAAGTCCGCAACTTCGACCAGATCAAGGTGGGCGACCATCTGCGCGTCACGTATGCGCAGGCCGTTGCGCTGGAACTGAAGAAGGGCGGGCAGAGCCTGCGCAGCAGGACCGACAAGACCGACACCGCACGCGCCGCCGAGGGCGACAAGCCTGCCGCCGCCGCCGCGCGGGAGGTGACCGTCGTTGCGGATGTGGTCCAGGTGGACAAGAAGAAGGCCACCGTCACCCTGCGCGGGCCGGAACGGACCGTGGTCCTGCATGTGAAGGACAAGTCGGTGCTGACCAAGGTGAAGGCAGGAGACCAGGTGGAGGCGACCTTCGTGACCGCGCTCGCGTTGGCAATCGAGCCTGCGCCGGAAGCCAAGAAGTAAATCGGCGCTGACGTGCTGCCTCACTGGCAGGCAGTACGTCAGCCGATCCGTTTCTGTGACCTGCGATGGAGTCGGGAACGATGAGCGCTTCGAACTTCCAGTGCCTGGTCCGCATTGCGGCTGTCGGCGCACTCGCCATGGCGAATGTCTCCGTGCGCGCGGACGAGGGCGGTGTGAGCTTCTGGCTTCCCGGCCAGTTCGGAAGCCTCGCGGCCGTTCCGGGGGCGCCGGGCTGGAGTCTGGGTGCGGTCTACTACCACACCAGCGCGGAGGAGGACGCCGACAAGCAGACTCATCGCGGCGGGCGCGTAGTGGACGGCGTGGACGCGGACGCGGATCTCTTGTTCGTGTCTCCGTCCTATACCTTCGCCACACCGCTCTGGGGTGGTCAGGCAGCGCTGGGCGGCATCGTGGCCTTCGGCAACATGAAGGTGAATATCAACGCGTCCTATTCCGGGCCACGCGGGACGCGCGTCAGCGGTGGCGAGAGCGACTCGCGCAGTGGCGTGTCGGATCTGTACGGCCTCGGCACGGTCAAGTGGAACCAGGGTGTCCACAACACGATGGTCTACACGATGGTCGGCGCGCCCGTGGGCACCTATGACGTCGACCGGCTCGCCAACCTCGGAACCAACCACTGGTCGATCGACACCGGAGGGGGCTATACCTACCTGAATCCCAAGGACAGGATGGAGTTCTCGGTCGTCGCGGGCATGACCTACAGCTTCGAGAACCCCGACACGCACTACCAGAACGGCATCGATGCGCACCTCGATTGGGGCGCTTCCTACTTCTTCGATGCGGCCAGCCATGTCGGCCTGGCTGGATATTTCTACGGGCAACTGAGTGGCGATAGTGGCGACGGCGCGACGCTCGGCGACTTCAAGTCGCAGGTGATCGGTGTCGGGCCGCAGATCGGCCACTTCTTCGCCTTCAATGGCGGCAAGGGCTACGTGAGCCTCAAGGGCTATGGTGAGTTTGCCGCCGAGCATCGGCCCGCAGGCTGGAACGTCTGGTTGAGTGCGCTGCTTCCGCTTTAGTCCGCCCACAGGGACGAGGGGTTATCGATGACAGGAGCCAGGAGTCACGAAGGTCCGATACGGCGTTTGCTCCTGAGGCTCGGAAGCGCCAGCGTCGCGTGCGCCTTGCTCGGCTCGCCTACTTACGCGCAGACCGCGGAAGAGACGAAACCGGCTGAGAAGAAGAGCTGGTCCGAGGTCTTCACCGATCCCGAGGACGGCGCCTTCGATGCCTCGGAATGGCTGCTCGACAAGAGCGGCTTCCTGCCCATCCCCATCGTCATCACCGAGCCCGCGGTCGGCTACGGCGGCGGCGTGGCGCTCGCCTTCTTCAGCGAGTCGATGCGCGATGCGGCCGCGCACGCCAAGGAAACCGGACATGTGGTGCCTCCGGACATCTACGTGCTCGGCGGCGGCATGACGGAGAACGGGACCTTCGCCTACTTCGGGGGCGGCATGCTGAGCTTCGACGAAGACAGG is a genomic window of Niveibacterium sp. SC-1 containing:
- a CDS encoding formylglycine-generating enzyme family protein; its protein translation is MSRKRNPGPPNTVATLPLAAASQPASPPWRALGLAVLVGVVAVVGGFGAQRYFAHAQRAASKVVIGDGINGPRSMAWIPGGEFLMGSDSKMAQPNEKPAHKVKVHAFWMDAHHVTNAEFRRFVQATGYLTTAERKPDWDTMRVQLPPGTPKPDDALLVPGALVFVGTEKTVSYDDYTRWWRWSPGASWKHPQGPDSSIEGKDDHPVVQVSYEDAVAYAKWIGKRLPTEAEWEFAARGGLEQATYAWGEEFAPEGKQMANVWQGQQNRRFPVVSAKAGGAAGTMPVGTFPPNGYGLVDMTGNAWQWVADWYRADQFQRVAASGRELDDPNGPVDSYDTSEPGVPIDAPKRVTRGGSFLCNEDFCLSYRPSARRGTDPYTSMSHIGFRLVMDEDQWRSHTRVVAMR
- a CDS encoding VWA domain-containing protein, with translation MLVFHSHWALLLLPLPLLVWLVLPPFREVTKAIRVPFFEETAEVTGIKPMPGAVVRKPNWVQRLMTPLCWLLLVAAMARPQWIEPPVEKIEAARDLMLAIDLSQSMEARDFTNAKGARVDRLTAVKEVVSEFIARRKTDRIGLIVFGESAFPQAPPTLDHESLQLLLDEVRIGMAGPRTAIGDAIGLAIKMTETSKAPEKVLVLLTDGNDTASRLPPAQAADIAREHHLLIHTIGIGNPAATGEDKVDLVALQDLATRTGGRFFRGENRAGLEQIYATIDQLTPDKAKRLRYSPHIELFWVPLGAAALLFLAYHLVAVVIVYLRRLFRLRASAAA
- a CDS encoding VWA domain-containing protein; the protein is MMEALAPFPLSFHFLRPLWLLLVAGALVLLLLWRLNSDPRAQWRRFIAPHLLDALIIGEKRRFRVRPIHAIGVLLIVGGIAAAGPTWEEEPPPFSQDKAPLIVAIDLSRSMDASDISPTRLERVKQKVHDLMAERKGSRTGLVVYAGTAHLVLPPAEDPALMDIFLEALSTGLMPRDGRNVTAALAQADRLLAKESAAGTVVFFTDGFDAAQEADFARAVAARPDRQVMLVSVGTKEGGPVLAANGRPALDKAGRPIIGSFDAAALEHAANAADVLIASSTLDDEDIRWVQRRAQKHLQAVEAEKAQLRWKEPGYWLCFPIALIAALSFRRGWVLRWLPVLLLACMAGMPKPAQAAGFNWLDAFLTPDQQGRMHFERGEFAEAASHFEDAQWKAWAYYRARNYGQALTLFARQDSPESFLMMGNCYAQLGEYAQAVSAYDNALRGRPTYVQAKHNRELVAALIPKAKPPEEQGEEGPNLKPDEVKFDNKTGGGKLVQVKGKKLSAEVWMRNLQTTPAEFLRQKFAIQAQEGNGAAKTKAKAAQGGAQP
- a CDS encoding DUF4381 domain-containing protein; this translates as MPEPLAAQSAAALAQLADAPLPAVVPYTPQTWGWVVLGALLLCGVFALARAWLRRYRTRAYRRAALAELDAIEAQEGGVAQRMEAAFALLKRVALAARPREQVAALGGRDWLAYLAGEDRRSGFSESQAETLQRLLYADARLSDSRAEPAQWLPRIRHWIRHHAQPPYSVSGTSLQHPSTDRMQGERS
- a CDS encoding transporter → MSASNFQCLVRIAAVGALAMANVSVRADEGGVSFWLPGQFGSLAAVPGAPGWSLGAVYYHTSAEEDADKQTHRGGRVVDGVDADADLLFVSPSYTFATPLWGGQAALGGIVAFGNMKVNINASYSGPRGTRVSGGESDSRSGVSDLYGLGTVKWNQGVHNTMVYTMVGAPVGTYDVDRLANLGTNHWSIDTGGGYTYLNPKDRMEFSVVAGMTYSFENPDTHYQNGIDAHLDWGASYFFDAASHVGLAGYFYGQLSGDSGDGATLGDFKSQVIGVGPQIGHFFAFNGGKGYVSLKGYGEFAAEHRPAGWNVWLSALLPL